The nucleotide window TCGGGTTTTCCTGTTACTATTGCTCCGAGTAGGGTGCTTTTTCCATGGTCTACGTGGCCTGCTGTCCCTATTATTAGGTGTTCAAGTTGGTTGGATTTTGAGTTTATTTTTATGAGTCCTGTTTTTTTTCCGTCAACTGTTTGTGTTTTTGTTTCGACTATTTGGGCTCCTATGTCTTCTGCGATTTTATTTATGACTTCAGTTGTTTCATTGAATTCAGTTTTGTTTAGTCCGCGTATTGTGCCGTCGTCTCTAACTCCTATTATGTATCTGGCGGAGCCGTTACCCTCTAATAAACGGTATTTTAGTTGGCTTGCGAGACCCATCTTTCGGTCTGTGTTTAGGTGGATGTCTTTTTTTAGGATTTCTTTGAACTCGACATCCCCGTTCTCGCCTTTGTTTATTAGTTTTTTTAGTTCATTCATTCTCTTTTATTTAGTTTTGGATTTTGTTTTGGTAAATTTCTCTGGGATTAATAAATAGTCTTTATTGTGTTTGAATACTCCTTTTTCTGTTCCTTCATCCATTTTTTTAATGAAGGATGGTCTTTTTAGTTTTACGTTTGTATACTCGATTGGTTCAACGACCTGTACTACGTTTTCTGAAACCATTGAGATTACTCCTTTATCCACCTCTTGGAGGTTCCCGATTCTCTTTATTTCCTTGTCCTTCATGTGTTTCCAGTCGCTTCGGTATTGGTCTCCTGTTTCAAGCTCGATCCCTGTTATTGTTCGGCCTGTACCGGTTATCCCGACTGGTTTTTGATCTACGGTTATTATGTCTCCTTTTCTGAATGGAGGTAGTTTTAGGGAGTATGCTGTTCTATAGACTTTCTGTCCATCTTTTTCACCAATCAATGTGCCTGACTGGGTGTATGTGCCGCCATATCTTTTTTTAATTAATTTCGATATCTTTAATCCCAGTTGTTTTGTCCCGGTGTATATATCGAATCCACCATCTGTTTCTGCAACATCTGATATATAGGACATTCTTTCATCTATTCGTTCTCTTTCAGCTAGTTTTAATGCTGATTTATGGATTATGTTTATTTCTTGGTTGGATAACTCCATTCCAGGTCTTCTTACTTGAACTACGGATTCAAAATATCCTGCTGAAGCTTTGTTACATCTCTCACATGAGGTGTCTCTTATTCGAACAGTTGTTGGGAGGGTTGTTTGTATTGGTTTGTTTTCAATCGTTCCCGTAACCGTTACCTCTCCCTGGATAGGGTCGCTATCTATGTCTAGTGCTATAGCTATGTCGAGGTCTTCAACTAGCCTATGCACATGCAGTTCAGACATAACTGCCATCTCTGCAGAAATTAGTTTTTGGTTTTCCTCATGGTCTATCCATGTATCACCTTCTCTATGTGCCCCACACTTGACACATACATCTACGTCTACAAAGTCTGGTAATTTGACTACATCAACGTTTTTTAAAAAACATTCTCTACAAAGCCTGTTTTCGCCTGAGATTTCTTTACCACATGAAGGACAAAACATCATACTAGTATAAGGTTTACATCAAAAATAGCTTTTTTATAAAATAGTTATATAGAGTGCTAGAAATAGTAGGTTTTTGTTGTATATTTAGGTTTATTTAGAAGGGTTCGTATTTCGCAATTAATATCTGTATCTTGTTTTCAGAGTCTGTTTGGAGTATTATATATTGGTTTTGGTTTGTTATTT belongs to Methanonatronarchaeum sp. AMET-Sl and includes:
- a CDS encoding NMD3-related protein, which translates into the protein MMFCPSCGKEISGENRLCRECFLKNVDVVKLPDFVDVDVCVKCGAHREGDTWIDHEENQKLISAEMAVMSELHVHRLVEDLDIAIALDIDSDPIQGEVTVTGTIENKPIQTTLPTTVRIRDTSCERCNKASAGYFESVVQVRRPGMELSNQEINIIHKSALKLAERERIDERMSYISDVAETDGGFDIYTGTKQLGLKISKLIKKRYGGTYTQSGTLIGEKDGQKVYRTAYSLKLPPFRKGDIITVDQKPVGITGTGRTITGIELETGDQYRSDWKHMKDKEIKRIGNLQEVDKGVISMVSENVVQVVEPIEYTNVKLKRPSFIKKMDEGTEKGVFKHNKDYLLIPEKFTKTKSKTK